One Malaclemys terrapin pileata isolate rMalTer1 chromosome 7, rMalTer1.hap1, whole genome shotgun sequence genomic region harbors:
- the LOC128841062 gene encoding uncharacterized protein LOC128841062: MQSSPAEVTMQSQNRKRAPAWTDREVLDLIAVWGDESVLSELRSKRRNAKIYEKISKAMTERGYSRDATQCRVKIKELRQAYQKTKDSNGRSGSQPQSCRFYKALHSILGAAATTTPPLTVDSEDGILSTAASSEMLADREDEEGEEEEEAVDSAYNADFPDSQDLFITLTEIPYQPSPGINPDPETGEGSVAAILPCHPPHRGWRRLGVERKGHGTTCSQTLWAAPELSRHSRPSGGRTCRNTSEHTANGKRGGGRKTSRRLKRCLD; the protein is encoded by the exons atgcagagttctccagcagaggtgaccatgcaatctcaaaatagaaagagggccccagcatggaccgatcgggaagtcttggatctgatcgctgtgtggggtgatgagtccgtgctttcggagctgcgatcgaaaagacggaatgcaaaaatctacgagaagatctcaaaagccatgacagagagaggatacagccgggatgcaacgcaatgccgcgtgaaaatcaaggagctgagacaagcgtaccagaagaccaaagactcaaacggacgctccggatcccagccccagtcatgccgtttctacaaggcactgcattccattctaggtgcggccgccaccactaccccaccactgactgtggactctgaggatgggatattgtcgacggccgcttcctctgagatgttagcggacagggaagatgaggaaggtgaggaggaggaggaggcagtcgacagcgcttacaacgctgatttcccagacagccaggatctcttcatcaccctcacagagatcccctaccaaccatccccaggcattaacccggaccctgaaacaggggaaggatcagtcg ctgccatcctaccctgccatccccctcacaggggctggcgcagattaggcgtagaaagaaaaggacacgggacgacatgttctcagaccttatgggctgctcccgagctgagtcggcacagcagacccagtggagggagaacatgtcgcaataccagcgagcacacagcaaacgggaagagaggtggcggcaggaagaccagcaggcgactcaaacgctgcttggactaa